The following proteins are encoded in a genomic region of Thermovirga sp.:
- a CDS encoding acetoacetate decarboxylase family protein: MDRGYKIPEEELGNFMKGGAMNDQYGIQLFFNTDPKRAKELLPPPLVPADPANPMCYIYVVNIRQPTFSPWYMEGGLGIMARLGDYVGVYFLGLMLSGPGALMGVFSGRETSGLAKKLCERILVERTGDVGRCLIRRDGVDLLDVKLKMGSYNLKGHRMEQEGCSREKPATTGGGCLNHVYNVEQGAFTNLRMTFYNSPTRYYSWDPAEAEVSLASSINDRWGELPVTNVIGAGWMVSDNWVISQEKIYEYTDEKELNQAMCLLLPGRYDRCTFLRDHQSYE, translated from the coding sequence ATGGATAGGGGATACAAGATCCCGGAAGAAGAACTAGGGAACTTCATGAAAGGCGGCGCCATGAACGACCAGTACGGCATCCAGCTCTTCTTCAACACGGACCCGAAAAGGGCGAAGGAGCTGCTGCCGCCGCCCCTGGTGCCAGCCGACCCGGCCAACCCGATGTGCTACATCTACGTCGTGAACATCCGCCAGCCCACCTTCTCCCCATGGTACATGGAGGGTGGCCTCGGGATAATGGCGCGGCTGGGAGATTACGTGGGCGTCTACTTCCTAGGCCTGATGCTGAGCGGACCGGGCGCCCTGATGGGGGTGTTCTCCGGGCGCGAGACGTCGGGGCTCGCCAAGAAACTGTGCGAAAGGATCCTCGTCGAGAGGACGGGCGACGTGGGAAGGTGCCTCATCAGGCGCGACGGCGTGGACCTCCTGGACGTGAAGTTAAAGATGGGCTCCTACAACCTGAAAGGTCACAGGATGGAGCAGGAGGGGTGCTCGCGGGAGAAGCCGGCGACCACAGGCGGTGGGTGCCTCAACCACGTCTACAACGTGGAACAGGGGGCGTTCACCAACCTGAGGATGACCTTCTACAACAGCCCGACCCGCTACTACTCCTGGGATCCAGCCGAGGCCGAGGTATCCCTGGCCTCCTCGATCAACGACAGGTGGGGGGAGCTGCCCGTGACCAACGTGATCGGCGCCGGCTGGATGGTCAGCGACAACTGGGTCATAAGCCAGGAGAAGATCTACGAATACACCGACGAAAAAGAGTTGAACCAGGCGATGTGCCTGCTGTTGCCGGGCCGTTACGACCGCTGCACTTTCCTGAGGGACCACCAGTCCTACGAATAG
- a CDS encoding SDR family NAD(P)-dependent oxidoreductase, with the protein MELDKSYYKGKTAVVTGAASGIGLALIEELLAYGAEKVVLADFNAVNLKKHTDRLSAE; encoded by the coding sequence ATGGAGTTAGACAAAAGCTACTACAAAGGCAAGACCGCCGTCGTCACCGGGGCGGCGTCGGGCATAGGGCTGGCCCTCATTGAGGAGCTGCTGGCCTACGGGGCGGAGAAGGTCGTGCTCGCGGACTTTAACGCCGTGAACCTGAAAAAGCATACCGACCGTCTTTCGGCCGAAT